The genome window GTCGGACATCAGCCGGTACAGCGGGATCAGCGTCGTGTAGGCCGGGAACGCCATCGTGACCAGCACGCCGTAGAACAGCAGCGTGTGCCCGCGGAACGTCATCCGGGCGAACGCGTACGCAGCCAGGGCGGCCAGCACCACGGTCACGATCGTCGCCGCACCGCACTCGATCACGATGTTGAGCAGCGAGGACCGGATACCGGTCGCGGTGTCGCCGCTACCCGACAGCAGGTTCTTGTAGTTGTCGAACGTCGGGTGCAGCGGGATGTACTGCGGGCTGGCCGCGCGCGCGTCGCCCTCGGTCTGCAGGCTGATCTTGAGCGCCCAGTAGATCGGGAGGAGCGACCACACGACGACGAGGAACACGCCGATCTTGCGCTTCACAGTTCGACCCTCCGATAGACCGTCCTCACGACCCCCAGCGAGATGACCAGCGTCGTGATCGTGATCAGCAGCGAGAGCGCGTAGCCCTGGCCGAAGTCGAGGTTCTGGAAGCTGATGTAGTACGTCTGCATGGTGACCGACGCGCCGGTCGTCGCCGCGCCGTTCAGCACGAACGGCTGGTCGAAGACGTTGAGCGTCGCGATGACGCCCTGCACCATCGAGACCGCGATGCCCGGCCGGGCCATCGGCAGCGTCAGGTGCCAGAAGCTCCGCCACGGCGAGGCGCCGTCGATGACCGCGGCCTCGTACAACTCGTCCGGGATCAGCTGCAGCGACGCCAGGATCAGCAGCGCCGACAGCGGCGTGATCTGCCAGACCTGCACGAGCTCGATGAGCAGGATCGTCAGCAGGCGGTTGTGGCCGAGCAGGACCGCGCCCTCGTCGGCCCCGAACGTGTGCATGACGCTGGCGATCAGCCCGGCGTTCGGGTCGAAGATGTTCGTCCAGAGAATGCCTTCGACGACGCCCGGCAGGGCCCAGGGCAGGATCAGCACCGCGATGACGACGCTCCGGCCCCGGAACGGGCGCTGGAGCAGCACGGCCATCGCGATGCCGAGGACGGTCGAGAGCACCACGCCGATGACGACGTAGAGCCCGGTGTTGCCGATGCTCGACACGACCGCGTCGTTCTTGAACATCCGGGTGAAGTTGCCGAACCCGTCGAACCGGGTGGGCGGATCGAGCGCGTCGACCCGGTAGAACGCCTGGATGATCGTGAACGCGGCCGGCACCAGGGCCAGCGCGATGATGAAGACCGTGACCGGCGTGACCAGCAGGTACGGCAGGAAGTCGAACCTGCTCTTCTTCTTCGGCGCGGGGTCACCACCCCCCGAGGCGGCTTTCGCCGTCTCGGGGGGTGCGGAGAGAGAGTTCGTCACTGGCCGTTGGAGAGGTCGTTGGCGGTGTCGCTCATCGCCTTGATCGCCTGCTCGACGGTCTCCGAGCCGGCCGCCGCCGCGTGCAGGTGGGTGTAGACCGCGTTCGAGAACTTCGAGTACCAGGCCGGAGCGCCCTCGGGGAAGACCGGCTTCGAGGTCTTCAGCAGCGCGGCCAGCGTGTCACCGCCGATGAGCTTCCCGCCCGAGGCGAGCTTCTCGACCGCCGACAGGTGCGACGGCAGCGCGTAGGACGCCCATGCCTTGTCCGGCCCGTTCAGACCCGCGAACTCGGCCTGCCGGTCGGCGTCGGTGAACCACTCGATGAACTTGGCCGCCGCCTTCGGGTACTTCGCCGTCTTCATGATCCCGACGCCGTCGGGGTTGCTCAGGTTCGCCGCCGGCGCGGTCGCGCCCGGCGTCGCGATGTACTGCACCTTGTTCACGACCGACGACGAGTCGGGGACGTTGTACAGCGTGCCGACGAGGCCCGAGTAGTCGGAGAACGTGCTGGCGACGGTGCCGCGGGCCATCAGCGTCTGCTCGCCCTGCGAGTCGGAGACGTTGATGTTGCCCGGCGGGACCAGGCCGTTCTTCAGCGCGTCGACCATCCACTTGGCCGCCTTGTAGCCGGGCGAGCTCGGGTCGGTGAACTGCGGCTTGCCCTTGCCGTCGAGGATCGTGCCGCCGAACGCGTTCGTGGCCTCGTACCAGTAGGTCGAGAGCCCCTCGGCCGCCGCGAACGGGATGTTCAGCGGGTACTTCGTGGTGCCGGACGACTTCACCTTCTGCAGCGCGGCGGTGTACTCGTCCATCGTCTTCGGCGCGGGGTCGGCGCCGGCCTTCTTGAACAGGTCGGTGTTGACCGTGGTCACCATGAACGAGGCGTCGTAGGGGATGCCGACGACGTGGTCCTGGTAGGTGAACGAGGCCAGCTGAGGCACGTCGGCCTTCAGCGGGTCGGTCTTGATGTAGTCGTCGATCGGGTAGAACCAGCCGAGCTTGCCCAGCTCACCGACGCGCGACCAGTCGACGTCGGTCGCGTCGGCGAAGTACGTCTTGGCCGTGGCGGCCGCCGAGATCTTGGTCTGCAGGCTGTCCCAGTCGATGTTCACCCAGTTGACCTTGATGCCGGTCTCTTTGGTGAAGCTCTCGAGCGCGGCCTTGGGCGGCGGGTCGGCGGCCAGCGCGACGTTGATCGTCACGTCGGTGTCCTTGTCCGACGCCGCGTTGCCGCCGCCGCCACAGGCAGCCGTGGCCACGAGCGTTAAACCCAGCACCGCGGCCAGCGTGGGCGCCCGCCATCTGCCCGCGCGACGGGGGATCGACCTACGCATGCTTCCTCCTGCGGTGTTATTTGCTGCCTGCCGAGAGTGCGCATCCGCTCATCGTCGAATGCGCGTTCTTGCGCGATGAGGCCAGAACGTACGCCTGCGGCGTGACATGAGTCAACGATCGCGTCGCTCCGGACGGAAGTGCGCAAGTTCGGTTGCACGAATGCGCAGAGCCGGTCATTCCGTTTACAGTGGCGCAGTGCGGAAGGCTCCCCGACTTAACGCGATCCTCGAGCGGGTCAACGACGCCCGCAGCGTCGACGTGGCCGAACTGGCCGGGACGCTGGGGGTCTCCGAGGCGACGATCCGGCGCGACCTGCAGTCACTGAGCTCTGGTGGGTTGCTCGTCCGCACGCACGGCGGGGCGATCGCCAACGACCTGGACGCGGAGATACCGACCCAGATCAAGGCCGTGCGTAGGCAGACCGAGAAGTCGCGGATCGGGGCCGCCGGGGCCGCGTTGGTGCCCGACGGCGCCGTGATCGGGATGAGCGGCGGCACGACGACGCTGGAGCTCGCCCGGGCGCTCGTCGCCCGGCAGCGGATCGCGATCGTCACGAACGCGCTGAACATCGGCTCGGAGCTGATCGGCCGCGCGGGCCTGCACCTGGTCGTGATCGGCGGGGTCGCCCGCCCGTCCGGCGAGATGGTGGGGCCGGCCGCCGAGGCGATGCTCGGCAACTACCACCTGGACATGGCGTTCATCGGCGTCGACGGGCTGACCGCCGAGCACGGCTGCACGACGTACGACGAGATGGAGGCCCAGACCGACCGCGCGTTCCTGTCCCAAGCCTCGCGGGCGGTCGTGCTGGCCGACCACTCGAAGCTCGGGCTGGTGCGGTTCGCGCAGATCACCGGGGTCGCGAACATCCACCAGGTGGTGACCGACCGGGACGCCTCGCCGGCGCAGCTGGAGAGCCTCCGTGCGGCCGGGGTGGACGTCGTCACGGTCTGACAGTCTCGGGGGATGCATCTCGAGCTGACCGCGATCGTGGTCGAGGAGTACGACCCGGCGATCGAGTTCTTCACCCGGGCCCTGGGGTTCGACCTGGTCGAGGACTCTCCGGCGGTGTCGACGATCAACGGGACGCCGAAACGGTGGGTCGTCGTGCGTCCGCCGGGTGCGCAGACCGGTCTGTTGCTGGCGCGCGCCGACGGCGAGCGCCAGGAGACCGCGATCGGCAACCAGACCGCGGGCCGCGTCGGTTTCTTCCTGCGGGTCGACGATTTCGACGTCGCCTACGCGCGGATGCTCTCGGCCGGCGTCGTGTTCCTGGAGGAACCGCGGACCGAGCCGTACGGGCGGGTCGTCGTGTTCCAGGACATCGCCGGGAACCGCTGGGACCTACTCGGTTGAGGCCCTGATCGTGTGCTCGGCGTTCGCCGCGAAGGACGGGTGCGTGTGCCGGTAATACGGCAGCGCGATGAGGGCGATCGCCAGCGCCCGGGCCCGTCCGCGGGCCCAGGTCGCGTCGTCGACGTCGAGCGCGTCGCGGAAGACGTCCCGGGCCGGGGCGGGCAGTAGGTTCCAGGCGACGATCAGGTCGCAGGCCGGGTCGCCGAGGCCGACGGCGGCGAAGTCGAGCACGGCGCGGAGCCGTCCGTCCGGGCCGACCAGCAGGTTGCCCGGCATGAGGTCGCCGTGGACCCAGGTGGGGTCCGGATCGGGGCCGGCCAGGCCGGCGCCCCAGACGTCGGCGATCTCCCCGCCGTGCTGCGCGATCGCTCGACGGTCCCCGTTGTCCTGATCCGCGAGCGGACCGCCGCGATGGGCCGTCGGCGCGTCCGGGAGGTCGATGCGCCGGAACGCGCGGACGAAGTTCGCCAGGTCGTGGGCGAGGCCGATCGGGTCGGCCAGCCGATCGGGGTGCGGGGCCGTGCCCTCGATCCAGGTCTGCACGGTCCACCGGAGGGGGTAGCCGGCAGCGGGCTCGCCGGCCGCGACGATGCGCGGGGTGGGCGTCGGGAGCAGGGGGATGAGCTGCGGTAGCCACCGCTGTTCCGCGACGACGTCACCGCTGGTTCGCCGGGTTCGCGGGAGCCGGACCACCAGGTCGTCCCCGAGCCGGAACATGGCGTTCGAGGTCCCGCCGCTCACCTCGACGACCGGCAGCGCGCCCCAGGCCGGGAACTGCTCCGCGACCAGGTCCGCGACCAGCCCGGCGTCGATCGCGAACTCGCCGTCGTGCATGAAGCCTCCTCGAGACCGGGCGGGCCGGGACTGATAAGACCAGTGTCATGATCGCTCGCACCTGGCGCGGCTGGGCGCCTCCGGAGACCGCCGACGACTACCAGCGCCACTACGAGGCCGAGGTCAGCGACCACCTCCGTGATGTTCCGGGCTTCCGCGGCGCGCACCTGCTGCGCCGCCCGGACGGCGACGAGGTCCTGTTCACGTCGATCGTCCTCTTCACCGACCTGGACGCCGTCCGCGCGTTCGCCGGCGACGACCTGGACCGCGCGGTCGTCGAAGACGAGGCCCGCCGAGCCCTCACCCACTGGGACGACCGAGTCACCCACGCCGACGTAGCCCTCACGATCCCGGCCGCCCTAGAGGACGTCTCGTAACCCGGCCTGGTTGGCGATTGGCCATCGTGGAGGATTCCGGTGTGTCGTCGCCGGTCATCACCGCGTCCCGTAGGGAGTGGATCGAACCGTTCACCGGTCTGTCCCAGGCCCAGTTCCGCACGCTGGTGCGGCTGGTCGCCGAACGCGGCGGCGAGGAGATCCAAGACGGGCGTCCGGGCAGGCAGTGGGCCTTGGAACTGCCCGACCGGATGCTGCTGGTCGCGACCTACTGGCGGACAAACCTGACGATGCGGCAACTCGGACCGCTGTTCGGGATCTCCCACTCGGCCGTCCACCGGGTCCTGGACACCCTCGGCCCGCTGCTCGCGCCAGCTCCGGTGCGCAAACGCCGGACCGATCAGATCGCGATCGTCGACGGCACGCTCGTGCCAACCCGGGACCACACCCTCGCGGCGTCCAGCAAGAACTACCGGTACTCCGCGAATCTGCAGGTCGCCATCGACGCCGACACCCGCCTGGTCATCGCGGTCGGCGACCCGCAGCCAGGCAACCGCAACGACACGATCGCCTACCGCGATTCCGGCATGAAAGAGCAGCTCGCCGGCCGTCCGGTCGTCGCCGGCGGCGGCTATCAGGGCCACGACGAGGTGATCCTGCCCGACCGGCGCGCTCGCGGGCAAGAACGGTTACCCGCCTGGCAAGAGGAGTGGAACACCAAGCATCGGCAGGTCAGAGCCGCCGTCGAGCACTGCTTCGCCCGGATGAAGACCTACAAGGCCCTCCGCGACCACCGCCGCGCCGCATCCACGCTCAAGAGCACCGCGGCCGGCATCGC of Cryptosporangium phraense contains these proteins:
- a CDS encoding carbohydrate ABC transporter permease; amino-acid sequence: MTNSLSAPPETAKAASGGGDPAPKKKSRFDFLPYLLVTPVTVFIIALALVPAAFTIIQAFYRVDALDPPTRFDGFGNFTRMFKNDAVVSSIGNTGLYVVIGVVLSTVLGIAMAVLLQRPFRGRSVVIAVLILPWALPGVVEGILWTNIFDPNAGLIASVMHTFGADEGAVLLGHNRLLTILLIELVQVWQITPLSALLILASLQLIPDELYEAAVIDGASPWRSFWHLTLPMARPGIAVSMVQGVIATLNVFDQPFVLNGAATTGASVTMQTYYISFQNLDFGQGYALSLLITITTLVISLGVVRTVYRRVEL
- a CDS encoding extracellular solute-binding protein, which translates into the protein MLGLTLVATAACGGGGNAASDKDTDVTINVALAADPPPKAALESFTKETGIKVNWVNIDWDSLQTKISAAATAKTYFADATDVDWSRVGELGKLGWFYPIDDYIKTDPLKADVPQLASFTYQDHVVGIPYDASFMVTTVNTDLFKKAGADPAPKTMDEYTAALQKVKSSGTTKYPLNIPFAAAEGLSTYWYEATNAFGGTILDGKGKPQFTDPSSPGYKAAKWMVDALKNGLVPPGNINVSDSQGEQTLMARGTVASTFSDYSGLVGTLYNVPDSSSVVNKVQYIATPGATAPAANLSNPDGVGIMKTAKYPKAAAKFIEWFTDADRQAEFAGLNGPDKAWASYALPSHLSAVEKLASGGKLIGGDTLAALLKTSKPVFPEGAPAWYSKFSNAVYTHLHAAAAGSETVEQAIKAMSDTANDLSNGQ
- a CDS encoding DeoR/GlpR family DNA-binding transcription regulator; protein product: MRKAPRLNAILERVNDARSVDVAELAGTLGVSEATIRRDLQSLSSGGLLVRTHGGAIANDLDAEIPTQIKAVRRQTEKSRIGAAGAALVPDGAVIGMSGGTTTLELARALVARQRIAIVTNALNIGSELIGRAGLHLVVIGGVARPSGEMVGPAAEAMLGNYHLDMAFIGVDGLTAEHGCTTYDEMEAQTDRAFLSQASRAVVLADHSKLGLVRFAQITGVANIHQVVTDRDASPAQLESLRAAGVDVVTV
- a CDS encoding VOC family protein codes for the protein MHLELTAIVVEEYDPAIEFFTRALGFDLVEDSPAVSTINGTPKRWVVVRPPGAQTGLLLARADGERQETAIGNQTAGRVGFFLRVDDFDVAYARMLSAGVVFLEEPRTEPYGRVVVFQDIAGNRWDLLG
- a CDS encoding aminoglycoside phosphotransferase family protein, encoding MHDGEFAIDAGLVADLVAEQFPAWGALPVVEVSGGTSNAMFRLGDDLVVRLPRTRRTSGDVVAEQRWLPQLIPLLPTPTPRIVAAGEPAAGYPLRWTVQTWIEGTAPHPDRLADPIGLAHDLANFVRAFRRIDLPDAPTAHRGGPLADQDNGDRRAIAQHGGEIADVWGAGLAGPDPDPTWVHGDLMPGNLLVGPDGRLRAVLDFAAVGLGDPACDLIVAWNLLPAPARDVFRDALDVDDATWARGRARALAIALIALPYYRHTHPSFAANAEHTIRASTE
- a CDS encoding antibiotic biosynthesis monooxygenase family protein encodes the protein MIARTWRGWAPPETADDYQRHYEAEVSDHLRDVPGFRGAHLLRRPDGDEVLFTSIVLFTDLDAVRAFAGDDLDRAVVEDEARRALTHWDDRVTHADVALTIPAALEDVS
- a CDS encoding transposase family protein encodes the protein MSSPVITASRREWIEPFTGLSQAQFRTLVRLVAERGGEEIQDGRPGRQWALELPDRMLLVATYWRTNLTMRQLGPLFGISHSAVHRVLDTLGPLLAPAPVRKRRTDQIAIVDGTLVPTRDHTLAASSKNYRYSANLQVAIDADTRLVIAVGDPQPGNRNDTIAYRDSGMKEQLAGRPVVAGGGYQGHDEVILPDRRARGQERLPAWQEEWNTKHRQVRAAVEHCFARMKTYKALRDHRRAASTLKSTAAGIA